ACAGTGAATACACGTTGCTAGAAGCTATCGATATTAACGATAACGATGAGATTATCGCTAATGCACGTATTCGATCTACAAGTAAATATGTTACCGGTGTTGACGTAATTAGCACTGAAGGTGAAACCATAGAGATTGATTCTATTGTTGCTGTGAAATTATCACCGACTGGTGGCTCAATTGACGATTGTAGTATTGATGACGACGGTGAAGAAGTTGATGATAGCTTCGAGCGTAGCGGGGCATCTACGGGCTTATTTGGTTTAATGGCACTGAGTTTTCTAGCCATTTTCCGTCGCAAATTGAAGAAATAATCAATTCGCTCTACTTTTAGTTATTTTTCAAAGGCCGCTCGTTTCTAGCGGCCTTTTTTATTGCTAAAAGATTTAAAAATTGAAATATATATGCCCAAAAAGTGTAATATAAAATTCATCTATTTTTCATTGTATTACCAAATGTCAATGCTCTCTTTACAATAATTATGTTGAACCATTTTGCACATTGCACTATCACAGTAGTGTGCACAATGACTTTTCCGCCACTATCAATTGAAAAACGATGTATTGGGCCCGAGAGAGAATTTGTAGCACATCCTACAAAGTTAAAGAGGCTAATCAATGAAAAGACAAAAAAGAGATAAACTGACACGCGCCCATTCAAAAGGGTATCAAGCTGGTATTAGCGGTCGTTCAAAGGATATTTGTCCTTTTCAACAGAATGACGCTCGGTCGGAATGGTTAGGAGGCTGGCGCGAGGCGGTAGAAGACAGGCACGTAGGTCTTAGTGTTAAATAACGTCTTCTCTCTTAGAAAGTGATTAAGCAATGAAAAAGCCCCAGTAATGGGGCTTTTATCGTTTTGACGCTGTTATTGCCCTAGAAGTTAGATGTGTCTTGGAACAAACCTACTTTAAGATCTTTCGCGACGTAGATTTCTCTACCATCTACTTCAACAGAACCATCCGCCATTCCCATGAAAAGCTTACGTTTGATAACACGCTTCATGGTGATTTTGTAATTCACTTTTTTGGCAGTAGGCAGTATTTGGCCTGTGAATTTCACCTCGCCCACGCCAAGAGCACGACCTTTACCTGGCCCATCACACCAGCCTAAGAAAAATCCGACCAGCTGCCACATGGCATCTAAACCCAAGCAACCAGGCATTACAGGGTCACCTGGGAAGTGACAATCGAAAAACCAAAGATCTGGCGTAATGTCTAACTCAGCAATTATTTCGCCTTTCCCATGTTCACCGCCATCTTCAGTAATAGAAACGACACGATCCATCATTAGCATGTTAGGCGCGGGTAATTGGCTGTTACCTGGGCCGAACATTTCACCGCGGCTGCATGCTAATAAATCTTCTTTGTTAAAACTATTTTTTCTGTCTGACATTCCCAACTCGTTGTTTTTTAAATTCGCGGTGCTAATTTAGCGAACACTTGTAAGCTAAACAACTCCGAACAGTCATTTTTCTAAATAAAAACGCGTGTTAAACTCGAATTACTAACGAGCTAGTGATTACTATGACAGAAAATACGAAAAACAGCACAATAAAAGAGAAGGCAAAAGCGAATGCTGATAAGCAGCGCCGCTTTCGAGAACGTCAACGAGATGCAGGGAAAAAGCTTGTGAGAGGCTACGTTTCTCCAGAAGCCAAGCTTTGCTACGATGAAATTAGAGAGAAAACAGGGTGGAGTGATAGTGAAGCCGTGTCTAACTCAGTACGTTTGATGTATGCCGCTTACAAATGTGGCCAAATTAAATTGCTTAATGAGTGGTTACGTAAAAACAACCGATAACCCATTTTTACTACGCTTCGCGCGGTTACACGTAACCAAAATGGGTATATTGGCTTCCCGTAGGCTACGCATAACTTGAAAAAGGGGCTAGTTAGTGGGCATGTTAACGTAACCAATAAAGGTGTTAATCTAGCCATTTCGCACAGAACTCACCTTTCGGATCGTAAATTTCGGTTTGCTTCTGCAAGTTAAATTGCCTGTTCTCTCGGGGGTCTGTACCTACGCCTGCCAGGTACAACCAATTCCCCCAATTGCTAGCCACATCATAATCCAACAACTGGCTTTCAAACCAAGCCGCGCCATAGCGCCAATCTTGCCTGAGTTCATTCACCAAACAACTTGCCACCAATTGTCGACCTCGATTAGATAAGTACCCCGTAGAAGCCAGTTGACGCATACACGCATCCACAATAGGGTATCCGGTTTGTCCGTTGCACCATCCGACAAATACTTGAGGGTCGTGACTAGTATTGGGTAATTTTGACTTGATACCTTCAAGCTGAAACCATTTTGACCCAAACTTTTGTTGAAGCCAGTAAAAATATTCACGCCAAAGCAACTCAAAATAAATCCAATAGGTTGAATCATTTTTAACTACGTTTTGTTCGTACTTTTTCACTTCTTGAATAACGTACCGCGCCGAGAGCGCACCTGTGGCTAACCAAGGCGATAGTTTTGTACTATCGCGCCAATTATCTAACGCGTTTCGTGTTTCTTTATAGCTCGCAGCCACTTTCCATTCGAACAAATAACTGTTTAAGTGAGAGAGAACCGCGTCTTCGCCTCCAACGAATGTACCTTCTGCTTGATTACGAGGAGGTCGACGGTTAAGCGTATATTGGCATTCTGCGTCTATATCTGGCGTATAAGACCTAGGCAATGCGGTTAACGTTGCCATAGGTTCACGCGGCTTTATTGCAGACTCAATTTTACGCTTAAAAGGGGTAAAGACATCCGGCATGACTTCAAGATTAAAAGGGAGATCATCCTGATTAAACAGTGAACTAGATTCGCCAGTTACTATTTCGATATTGGGGAAAAAACGAGAAACCGCCTCGACTTCTCTGCGCTCGTTATAGCCACCGTGCTCGGTCACCCCAAAGTGAGTAAAGGCATTTGATGAGAGTAACGAGACCAGTAGTTCTGGTGTCTGGCCTCTTAAAGTCAAAATAGAGTGACCCAAAGTGCTCGCTTTTTCGTTTAATGCTTCTATTGTATCTATAAGAAAATTAAAACGGTGCTCACCAACGGGTTGAATACCGTAAGAATTTGGTACAAACCAGCTGTCATCAATTATGTAAAGCAGGGTCAATTCGTCTACCTGCTGACAAAGCGATGATAGCGCCACTTGGTCGTGAAAACGCAAGTCGTGGCGAAACCAAAACAGGCCTCTCGTAGGTCTAGTTGTATCACGCATCACATGATTATCCAGTATCATAGGGTTCCCTCCCTTATACATTTATTCGGGGTAGACGGATCCTGCTTTTTGCGATTATCGTGTCATGTGCATGTTTAAGCGTTCATGTATTGTTCAATAAAAGGGTTAAAAGTGACAGTGCCAGTGTCGATAATGTGGTTCAGACAGGACCTTAGAGTAAAAGATAACCCCGCGTTAAATGCCGCTTGTGATGAAGGAAAAATAATCCCGATTTACATTTACGATGATAATGCGACCGATGGAAGAGCATTAGGAGGCGCGAGTAATTGGTGGTTACATCATTCATTGAATTCACTGAACGACAGATTGAATGGTCACCTAAAAGTATTTAAAGGCGATCCTAAAGCGCTTATCCCTGCATTAATGGAAGCCTATGAAGCGAAGGGAATCTATTGGAATCGCTGTTATGAGCCTTGGCAAATTAATCGAGATAAAGCGATAAAAAAGCAGCTTTTAGACAATGACTATGAGGCGCACAGCAGTAATGGTAGCTTGCTGTGGGAGCCGATGAAGGTGCTCAAAAAAGACGGCACGCCATACCGAGTTTT
The nucleotide sequence above comes from Alteromonas naphthalenivorans. Encoded proteins:
- the fabA gene encoding bifunctional 3-hydroxydecanoyl-ACP dehydratase/trans-2-decenoyl-ACP isomerase, which translates into the protein MSDRKNSFNKEDLLACSRGEMFGPGNSQLPAPNMLMMDRVVSITEDGGEHGKGEIIAELDITPDLWFFDCHFPGDPVMPGCLGLDAMWQLVGFFLGWCDGPGKGRALGVGEVKFTGQILPTAKKVNYKITMKRVIKRKLFMGMADGSVEVDGREIYVAKDLKVGLFQDTSNF
- the rmf gene encoding ribosome modulation factor; protein product: MKRQKRDKLTRAHSKGYQAGISGRSKDICPFQQNDARSEWLGGWREAVEDRHVGLSVK
- a CDS encoding DASH family cryptochrome → MILDNHVMRDTTRPTRGLFWFRHDLRFHDQVALSSLCQQVDELTLLYIIDDSWFVPNSYGIQPVGEHRFNFLIDTIEALNEKASTLGHSILTLRGQTPELLVSLLSSNAFTHFGVTEHGGYNERREVEAVSRFFPNIEIVTGESSSLFNQDDLPFNLEVMPDVFTPFKRKIESAIKPREPMATLTALPRSYTPDIDAECQYTLNRRPPRNQAEGTFVGGEDAVLSHLNSYLFEWKVAASYKETRNALDNWRDSTKLSPWLATGALSARYVIQEVKKYEQNVVKNDSTYWIYFELLWREYFYWLQQKFGSKWFQLEGIKSKLPNTSHDPQVFVGWCNGQTGYPIVDACMRQLASTGYLSNRGRQLVASCLVNELRQDWRYGAAWFESQLLDYDVASNWGNWLYLAGVGTDPRENRQFNLQKQTEIYDPKGEFCAKWLD